The following are encoded in a window of Oceanispirochaeta sp. genomic DNA:
- a CDS encoding aldehyde dehydrogenase family protein, which produces MQMLIYKKMCLSSSGEVNDVFNPVTGDLIDQTPLATQQDIDEAVSSARNALEKWRNTPV; this is translated from the coding sequence ATGCAAATGTTAATTTACAAGAAGATGTGTCTTTCTTCTTCAGGTGAAGTAAATGATGTTTTTAATCCTGTCACGGGTGATTTGATAGATCAGACACCCCTAGCAACCCAACAAGACATTGATGAGGCGGTGTCTTCTGCCAGAAATGCTTTAGAAAAGTGGAGAAACACTCCTGTCC
- a CDS encoding HesA/MoeB/ThiF family protein, whose protein sequence is MYKNRYQRNGRTITPEENTILAGKKVFIAGAGGLGGYILEFLLRAGVGRITIIDPDRFDDTNLNRQILCTEPLMNVSKAETAANRAAVVNSEVKVTALKEKLTAENALELCKGHDILIDALDNIPARLAMQDAAEKLNIPMVHGAIAGSYGQVSVVMPGDRTLSKLYMDSKDKGVETELGNPSYTPAIVAGMEVNEALKVLLNKGTPLVKKVLYIDLLENEYNTIDIV, encoded by the coding sequence ATGTATAAGAACAGATACCAGCGCAATGGAAGAACCATAACTCCTGAAGAAAATACCATTCTGGCGGGTAAGAAAGTCTTTATCGCCGGTGCCGGCGGATTGGGTGGCTATATCCTTGAATTTCTGCTGAGAGCAGGTGTTGGTCGTATCACCATCATTGATCCAGACAGATTTGACGATACAAATTTAAACCGTCAGATCCTGTGCACCGAGCCTCTTATGAACGTATCAAAAGCCGAAACCGCCGCAAACAGGGCGGCAGTGGTAAACAGCGAAGTGAAAGTGACCGCCCTGAAGGAAAAACTGACGGCAGAGAATGCTCTGGAACTCTGTAAGGGCCATGACATTCTGATAGATGCCCTGGATAATATACCCGCCCGTCTTGCGATGCAGGATGCTGCGGAAAAACTGAATATCCCCATGGTTCACGGTGCTATTGCCGGTTCTTACGGACAGGTATCAGTGGTTATGCCCGGAGACCGAACACTGAGCAAGCTCTATATGGACAGCAAAGACAAAGGTGTGGAAACGGAGCTGGGGAATCCCTCCTATACTCCGGCCATAGTGGCGGGAATGGAAGTCAATGAAGCCCTGAAAGTACTCCTGAACAAAGGCACTCCCCTGGTCAAGAAGGTTTTGTACATTGATCTTTTGGAGAATGAGTATAATACAATAGACATAGTTTAG